One genomic segment of Triplophysa rosa linkage group LG22, Trosa_1v2, whole genome shotgun sequence includes these proteins:
- the rasgrf2a gene encoding ras-specific guanine nucleotide-releasing factor 2 isoform X5: MQKSVRYNEGHALYLSTVARKDGVKRGYLSKKAAENSRWNEKYFALYQNILFYFENEQSARPSGIYLLEGCTCERVPAPKVSTIGKETSDKQQLYFLVIFGHDGQKPLELRTEEDSDCSEWVEAIQQTSYSDLIIEREVLMQKYIHLVQIMETEKVAANQLRTQLEDQDTEIERLKAEIVAVNKAKERMLLYQSNQEEEDPDIKKIKKVQSFMRGWLCRRKWKTIVQDYICSPHAESMRKRNQIVFNMVEAETEYVHQLSILVNCFLRPLRMAASSKKPPISHDDVSSIFLNSETIMFLHEIFHQGLKARIANWPTLVLADLFDILLPMLNIYQEFVRNHQYSLQVLANCKQNRDFDKLLKQYEANAACEGRMLETFLTYPMFQIPRYIITLHELLAHTPHEHVERKSLEFARSKLEELSKMMHDEVSDTENIRKNLAIERMIVEGCDILLDTSQTFVRQGSLVQLPSVEKGKLSKVRLGSLSLKKEGERQCFLFTKHLLICTRTSSGKLHLLKQGGTLSLIECALIEELDANDEDYYSTGQGFNHLEFKIVIEPADGPSFSVVLLAPSRQEKAAWTSDISQCIDNIHCNGLMTSVFEENSKVTVPHMIKSDARLHKDDVDICFSKTLNSCKVPQIRYASVERLLERLTDLRFLSIDFLNTFLHTYRIFTTATVVMDKLADIYKKPFTSIPVRVQYHSSDRLSISSICPDYSLKITRLALDQSKSLELFFATNQGPWSGEHLNNKSPRLSRKFSSPPPVSITSRAASPIQTRKLSLSSAMGCRSGALDLSTATSSAAGSPTSTYNPLVSSPPPTCTKAPLDLSRGPGSPELAPSAPEEGGELPRIDAFCGKLRRSIRRGQSPDSSRCSVSPASAFAIATAAAGHGSPQGFGNSEKTYDKEFLIRRAASNRVLNVLRHWVSKHSQDFEMNAELTTAVISLLEEVLRDPDLLPQERKATANILSALSQDDQDDSQLKIEDIVQMTVVFIFQSECPRSECFESLSAMEFAEQITLLDHVVFRNIPYEEFLGQGWMKTDKNERTPYIMKTSQHFNDMSNLVASEIMGHADVSSRAGSIEKWLAVADICRCLNNYNGVLEITSALNRSAIYRLKKTWAKVCKQTKALMDRLQKIVSSEGRFKNLRETLKNCNPPCVPYLGMYLTDLAFIEEGTPNFTEEGLVNFSKMRMISHIIREIRQFQQTPYRIELQPKVTQYLLDKTLVMDEDTLYELSLKIEPRLPPLN; encoded by the exons CTTTATTTCCTGGTGATCTTCGGTCACGATGGACAGAAACCTCTGGAACTGCGGACGGAGGAAGATTCAGACTGTAGCGAGTGGGTGGAGGCCATTCAGCAGACCAG TTACTCTGATCTCATCATCGAGCGGGAAGTTCTCATGCAGAAGTACATCCATCTGGTGCAGATCATGGAGACCGAGAAGGTGGCGGCCAATCAGCTGAGGACACAACTGGAAGATCAAGATACAGAGATCGAGAGACTGAAGGcggag ATTGTTGCTGTAAATAAAGCCAAGGAGAGGATGTTACTCTATCAGTCCAACCAGGAGGAGGAAGATCCAGACATCAAGAAAATCAAGAAG GTGCAGAGCTTCATGCGCGGTTGGCTCTGCCGGAGGAAGTGGAAGACCATCGTGCAGGACTATATCTGCTCGCCTCACGCCGAGAGCATGAGGAAGAGAAACCAGATCGTCTTTAACATGGTTGAGGCCGAGACGGAGTACGTCCATCAGCTCTCCATCCTCGTCAACTGTTTCCTGCGGCCGCTCCGAATGGCCGCCAGCTCCAAAAAGCCCCCCATCAGCCACGATGATGTCAGCAGTATCTTCCTTAATAG CGAAACCATCATGTTCCTTCACGAGATTTTCCATCAGGGCTTGAAGGCGCGTATAGCCAACTGGCCAACGTTAGTTTTAG CTGATCTGTTTGACATCTTGCTGCCAATGCTGAACATTTATCAGGAGTTTGTGCGGAACCATCAGTACAGCCTGCAGGTTCTGGCCAACTGCAAACAGAACCGAGACTTTGACAAACTGCTGAAGCAGTACGAAGCGAACGCTGCCTGTGAGGGCAGAATGCTGGAAACCTTCCTCACGTACCCCATGTTTCAG ATCCCGCGATACATCATCACTCTTCACGAGCTCCTCGCGCACACGCCTCACGAACACGTGGAGCGCAAGAGTCTGGAATTCGCCAGATCCAAACTGGAGGAACTATCCAA GATGATGCACGATGAGGTGAGCGACACGGAAAACATCCGTAAGAATCTGGCGATCGAGCGGATGATCGTGGAAGGTTGTGACATTTTGCTCGACACCAGTCAGACGTTTGTACGCCAGG GGTCTCTGGTCCAGCTGCCGTCTGTCGAGAAGGGGAAACTCAGTAAGGTGCGTCTGGGTTCACTTTCTCTCAAGAAGGAGGGTGAACGGCAGTGTTTCCTGTTTACCAAACACTTGCTCATCTGCACCCGGACCTCCAGCGGAAAACTGCACCTGCTCAAA CAGGGAGGAACGCTGTCTCTGATCGAGTGTGCGCTGATCGAGGAGCTGGACGCCAATGATGAAGACT ATTATTCTACCGGTCAGGGATTCAACCATCTGGAGTTTAAGATCGTGATTGAACCTGCTGACGGCCCATCGTTTTCTGTGGTTTTGCTCGCTCCGTCTCGACAGGAGAAAGCCGCCTGGACCAGCGACATCAGCCAG TGCATTGACAACATTCACTGTAATGGCTTGATGACCAGCGTGTTCGAAGAAAACTCAAAAGTCACCGTTCCTCACATGATCAA GTCTGATGCCCGGCTGCACAAGGATGATGTTGACATCTGCTTCAGCAAGACTCTGAACTCCTGTAAGGTCCCACAGATCCGTTACGCCAGCGTTGAGAGGCTCCTGGAGCGTCTGACCGACCTGCGCTTTCTGTCCATCGACTTCCTCAACACCTTCCTGCACACGTATCGCATCTTCACCACCGCCACCGTGGTGATGGACAAACTGGCCGACATCTACAAGAAACCCTTCACGTCTATACCCGTCAG GGTTCAGTATCATTCATCCGACCGTTTGTCCATCTCCTCCATCTGTCCAGACTACAGTCTGAAGATCACGAGACTCGCGCTGGACCAGTCCAA GTCCCTTGAACTTTTCTTCGCCACAAACCAGGGCCCCTGGAGCGGAGAGCACCTAAATAACAAATCCCCGCGGCTGTCCCGCAAGTTCTCCTCCCCCCCGCCCGTATCCATCACGTCCCGCGCCGCTTCCCCCATCCAAACCCGCAAACTGTCCCTCAGTTCTGCCATGGGCTGTAGGAGCGGAGCTTTGGACCTGTCGACGGCCACTTCGTCTGCGGCCGGCAGCCCGACGTCCACCTACAACCCCCTCGTCTCCTCCCCGCCACCCACCTGCACCAAAGCCCCTCTGGACCTCAGCCGGGGCCCCGGCTCACCCGAACTCGCACCCTCGGCTCCCGAAGAGGGCGGGGAGCTGCCGCGTATAGACGCCTTTTGTGGGAAACTGCGCAGGAGCATTCGGCGAG GTCAGTCTCCCGACAGCTCCCGCTGTTCCGTCTCTCCGGCCTCCGCGTTCGCCATCGCCACGGCCGCGGCTGGACACGGCAGCCCACAAG GATTCGGCAACTCGGAGAAAACATACGACAAAGAGTTCCTCATCCGCAGGGCCGCATCCAACCGAGTGCTCAATGTTCTGCGTCACTGGGTTTCCAAACACTCGCAG GACTTTGAGATGAACGCCGAGCTGACGACGGCCGTGATTTCTCTCCTGGAGGAGGTGCTGAGAGATCCTGATCTACTGCCTCAGGAACGGAAGGCAACGGCCAACATACTGAG TGCTTTATCTCAAGACGACCAGGACGACTCGCAGCTTAAGATCGAAGACATCGTGCAGATG ACTGTCGTGTTTATTTTCCAGTCTGAGTGTCCGAGGTCAGAATGCTTCGAGTCGCTCTCCGCTATGGAGTTCGCTGAACAGATCACACTGTTGGATCATGTAGTGTTCCGGAATATTCCATACGA AGAGTTTCTCGGTCAGGGCTGGATGAAGACGGACAAAAACGAAAGAACGCCGTACATCATGAAGACCAGTCAACACTTCAATGAT ATGAGTAATCTGGTGGCTTCTGAGATCATGGGTCATGCAGACGTCAGCTCCAGAGCCGGATCCATCGAGAAGTGGCTGGCCGTGGCAGACATCTGCCGCTGTCTCAACAACTACAACGGTGTCCTGGAGATCACATCTGCCCTCAACCGCAGCGCCATCTACAGGTTAAAGAAAACATGGGCCAAGGTCTGCAAACAG ACCAAAGCGCTCATGGACAGACTGCAGAAAATCGTTTCATCTGAAGGGAGATTTAAGAACCTGAGAGAAACTCTGAAGAA CTGTAACCCTCCGTGCGTGCCCTATCTGGGCATGTACTTGACGGATCTGGCGTTTATTGAGGAAGGAACGCCGAACTTCACTGAGGAGGGTCTAGTCAACTTCTCTAAAATGAGGATG ATTTCACACATAATAAGAGAAATCCGTCAGTTTCAGCAGACCCCCTACAGGATCGAGCTTCAACCTAAG GTAACGCAGTACCTTCTTGACAAGACTCTTGTAATGGATGAAGACACGCTGTATGAATTATCTCTGAAGATTGAGCCACGTCTCCCACCCCTCAACTAA
- the rasgrf2a gene encoding ras-specific guanine nucleotide-releasing factor 2 isoform X2: MQKSVRYNEGHALYLSTVARKDGVKRGYLSKKAAENSRWNEKYFALYQNILFYFENEQSARPSGIYLLEGCTCERVPAPKVSTIGKETSDKQQLYFLVIFGHDGQKPLELRTEEDSDCSEWVEAIQQTSYSDLIIEREVLMQKYIHLVQIMETEKVAANQLRTQLEDQDTEIERLKAEIVAVNKAKERMLLYQSNQEEEDPDIKKIKKVQSFMRGWLCRRKWKTIVQDYICSPHAESMRKRNQIVFNMVEAETEYVHQLSILVNCFLRPLRMAASSKKPPISHDDVSSIFLNSETIMFLHEIFHQGLKARIANWPTLVLADLFDILLPMLNIYQEFVRNHQYSLQVLANCKQNRDFDKLLKQYEANAACEGRMLETFLTYPMFQIPRYIITLHELLAHTPHEHVERKSLEFARSKLEELSKMMHDEVSDTENIRKNLAIERMIVEGCDILLDTSQTFVRQGSLVQLPSVEKGKLSKVRLGSLSLKKEGERQCFLFTKHLLICTRTSSGKLHLLKQGGTLSLIECALIEELDANDEDYYSTGQGFNHLEFKIVIEPADGPSFSVVLLAPSRQEKAAWTSDISQCIDNIHCNGLMTSVFEENSKVTVPHMIKSDARLHKDDVDICFSKTLNSCKVPQIRYASVERLLERLTDLRFLSIDFLNTFLHTYRIFTTATVVMDKLADIYKKPFTSIPVRVQYHSSDRLSISSICPDYSLKITRLALDQSKSLELFFATNQGPWSGEHLNNKSPRLSRKFSSPPPVSITSRAASPIQTRKLSLSSAMGCRSGALDLSTATSSAAGSPTSTYNPLVSSPPPTCTKAPLDLSRGPGSPELAPSAPEEGGELPRIDAFCGKLRRSIRRAVLESVSMDKFIPETPVSSETGDLSPCRSPSTPRHLRYRQPAGQSPDSSRCSVSPASAFAIATAAAGHGSPQGFGNSEKTYDKEFLIRRAASNRVLNVLRHWVSKHSQDFEMNAELTTAVISLLEEVLRDPDLLPQERKATANILSALSQDDQDDSQLKIEDIVQMSECPRSECFESLSAMEFAEQITLLDHVVFRNIPYEEFLGQGWMKTDKNERTPYIMKTSQHFNDMSNLVASEIMGHADVSSRAGSIEKWLAVADICRCLNNYNGVLEITSALNRSAIYRLKKTWAKVCKQTKALMDRLQKIVSSEGRFKNLRETLKNCNPPCVPYLGMYLTDLAFIEEGTPNFTEEGLVNFSKMRMISHIIREIRQFQQTPYRIELQPKVTQYLLDKTLVMDEDTLYELSLKIEPRLPPLN; the protein is encoded by the exons CTTTATTTCCTGGTGATCTTCGGTCACGATGGACAGAAACCTCTGGAACTGCGGACGGAGGAAGATTCAGACTGTAGCGAGTGGGTGGAGGCCATTCAGCAGACCAG TTACTCTGATCTCATCATCGAGCGGGAAGTTCTCATGCAGAAGTACATCCATCTGGTGCAGATCATGGAGACCGAGAAGGTGGCGGCCAATCAGCTGAGGACACAACTGGAAGATCAAGATACAGAGATCGAGAGACTGAAGGcggag ATTGTTGCTGTAAATAAAGCCAAGGAGAGGATGTTACTCTATCAGTCCAACCAGGAGGAGGAAGATCCAGACATCAAGAAAATCAAGAAG GTGCAGAGCTTCATGCGCGGTTGGCTCTGCCGGAGGAAGTGGAAGACCATCGTGCAGGACTATATCTGCTCGCCTCACGCCGAGAGCATGAGGAAGAGAAACCAGATCGTCTTTAACATGGTTGAGGCCGAGACGGAGTACGTCCATCAGCTCTCCATCCTCGTCAACTGTTTCCTGCGGCCGCTCCGAATGGCCGCCAGCTCCAAAAAGCCCCCCATCAGCCACGATGATGTCAGCAGTATCTTCCTTAATAG CGAAACCATCATGTTCCTTCACGAGATTTTCCATCAGGGCTTGAAGGCGCGTATAGCCAACTGGCCAACGTTAGTTTTAG CTGATCTGTTTGACATCTTGCTGCCAATGCTGAACATTTATCAGGAGTTTGTGCGGAACCATCAGTACAGCCTGCAGGTTCTGGCCAACTGCAAACAGAACCGAGACTTTGACAAACTGCTGAAGCAGTACGAAGCGAACGCTGCCTGTGAGGGCAGAATGCTGGAAACCTTCCTCACGTACCCCATGTTTCAG ATCCCGCGATACATCATCACTCTTCACGAGCTCCTCGCGCACACGCCTCACGAACACGTGGAGCGCAAGAGTCTGGAATTCGCCAGATCCAAACTGGAGGAACTATCCAA GATGATGCACGATGAGGTGAGCGACACGGAAAACATCCGTAAGAATCTGGCGATCGAGCGGATGATCGTGGAAGGTTGTGACATTTTGCTCGACACCAGTCAGACGTTTGTACGCCAGG GGTCTCTGGTCCAGCTGCCGTCTGTCGAGAAGGGGAAACTCAGTAAGGTGCGTCTGGGTTCACTTTCTCTCAAGAAGGAGGGTGAACGGCAGTGTTTCCTGTTTACCAAACACTTGCTCATCTGCACCCGGACCTCCAGCGGAAAACTGCACCTGCTCAAA CAGGGAGGAACGCTGTCTCTGATCGAGTGTGCGCTGATCGAGGAGCTGGACGCCAATGATGAAGACT ATTATTCTACCGGTCAGGGATTCAACCATCTGGAGTTTAAGATCGTGATTGAACCTGCTGACGGCCCATCGTTTTCTGTGGTTTTGCTCGCTCCGTCTCGACAGGAGAAAGCCGCCTGGACCAGCGACATCAGCCAG TGCATTGACAACATTCACTGTAATGGCTTGATGACCAGCGTGTTCGAAGAAAACTCAAAAGTCACCGTTCCTCACATGATCAA GTCTGATGCCCGGCTGCACAAGGATGATGTTGACATCTGCTTCAGCAAGACTCTGAACTCCTGTAAGGTCCCACAGATCCGTTACGCCAGCGTTGAGAGGCTCCTGGAGCGTCTGACCGACCTGCGCTTTCTGTCCATCGACTTCCTCAACACCTTCCTGCACACGTATCGCATCTTCACCACCGCCACCGTGGTGATGGACAAACTGGCCGACATCTACAAGAAACCCTTCACGTCTATACCCGTCAG GGTTCAGTATCATTCATCCGACCGTTTGTCCATCTCCTCCATCTGTCCAGACTACAGTCTGAAGATCACGAGACTCGCGCTGGACCAGTCCAA GTCCCTTGAACTTTTCTTCGCCACAAACCAGGGCCCCTGGAGCGGAGAGCACCTAAATAACAAATCCCCGCGGCTGTCCCGCAAGTTCTCCTCCCCCCCGCCCGTATCCATCACGTCCCGCGCCGCTTCCCCCATCCAAACCCGCAAACTGTCCCTCAGTTCTGCCATGGGCTGTAGGAGCGGAGCTTTGGACCTGTCGACGGCCACTTCGTCTGCGGCCGGCAGCCCGACGTCCACCTACAACCCCCTCGTCTCCTCCCCGCCACCCACCTGCACCAAAGCCCCTCTGGACCTCAGCCGGGGCCCCGGCTCACCCGAACTCGCACCCTCGGCTCCCGAAGAGGGCGGGGAGCTGCCGCGTATAGACGCCTTTTGTGGGAAACTGCGCAGGAGCATTCGGCGAG CTGTTCTGGAGTCAGTGTCAATGGACAAGTTCATTCCCGAGACGCCCGTGTCGAGTGAGACTGGAGATCTGTCGCCCTGCCGATCTCCATCCACCCCACGACACCTGCGCTACAGACAGCCTGCAG GTCAGTCTCCCGACAGCTCCCGCTGTTCCGTCTCTCCGGCCTCCGCGTTCGCCATCGCCACGGCCGCGGCTGGACACGGCAGCCCACAAG GATTCGGCAACTCGGAGAAAACATACGACAAAGAGTTCCTCATCCGCAGGGCCGCATCCAACCGAGTGCTCAATGTTCTGCGTCACTGGGTTTCCAAACACTCGCAG GACTTTGAGATGAACGCCGAGCTGACGACGGCCGTGATTTCTCTCCTGGAGGAGGTGCTGAGAGATCCTGATCTACTGCCTCAGGAACGGAAGGCAACGGCCAACATACTGAG TGCTTTATCTCAAGACGACCAGGACGACTCGCAGCTTAAGATCGAAGACATCGTGCAGATG TCTGAGTGTCCGAGGTCAGAATGCTTCGAGTCGCTCTCCGCTATGGAGTTCGCTGAACAGATCACACTGTTGGATCATGTAGTGTTCCGGAATATTCCATACGA AGAGTTTCTCGGTCAGGGCTGGATGAAGACGGACAAAAACGAAAGAACGCCGTACATCATGAAGACCAGTCAACACTTCAATGAT ATGAGTAATCTGGTGGCTTCTGAGATCATGGGTCATGCAGACGTCAGCTCCAGAGCCGGATCCATCGAGAAGTGGCTGGCCGTGGCAGACATCTGCCGCTGTCTCAACAACTACAACGGTGTCCTGGAGATCACATCTGCCCTCAACCGCAGCGCCATCTACAGGTTAAAGAAAACATGGGCCAAGGTCTGCAAACAG ACCAAAGCGCTCATGGACAGACTGCAGAAAATCGTTTCATCTGAAGGGAGATTTAAGAACCTGAGAGAAACTCTGAAGAA CTGTAACCCTCCGTGCGTGCCCTATCTGGGCATGTACTTGACGGATCTGGCGTTTATTGAGGAAGGAACGCCGAACTTCACTGAGGAGGGTCTAGTCAACTTCTCTAAAATGAGGATG ATTTCACACATAATAAGAGAAATCCGTCAGTTTCAGCAGACCCCCTACAGGATCGAGCTTCAACCTAAG GTAACGCAGTACCTTCTTGACAAGACTCTTGTAATGGATGAAGACACGCTGTATGAATTATCTCTGAAGATTGAGCCACGTCTCCCACCCCTCAACTAA
- the rasgrf2a gene encoding ras-specific guanine nucleotide-releasing factor 2 isoform X3, whose product MQKSVRYNEGHALYLSTVARKDGVKRGYLSKKAAENSRWNEKYFALYQNILFYFENEQSARPSGIYLLEGCTCERVPAPKVSTIGKETSDKQQLYFLVIFGHDGQKPLELRTEEDSDCSEWVEAIQQTSYSDLIIEREVLMQKYIHLVQIMETEKVAANQLRTQLEDQDTEIERLKAEIVAVNKAKERMLLYQSNQEEEDPDIKKIKKVQSFMRGWLCRRKWKTIVQDYICSPHAESMRKRNQIVFNMVEAETEYVHQLSILVNCFLRPLRMAASSKKPPISHDDVSSIFLNSETIMFLHEIFHQGLKARIANWPTLVLADLFDILLPMLNIYQEFVRNHQYSLQVLANCKQNRDFDKLLKQYEANAACEGRMLETFLTYPMFQIPRYIITLHELLAHTPHEHVERKSLEFARSKLEELSKMMHDEVSDTENIRKNLAIERMIVEGCDILLDTSQTFVRQGSLVQLPSVEKGKLSKVRLGSLSLKKEGERQCFLFTKHLLICTRTSSGKLHLLKQGGTLSLIECALIEELDANDEDYYSTGQGFNHLEFKIVIEPADGPSFSVVLLAPSRQEKAAWTSDISQCIDNIHCNGLMTSVFEENSKVTVPHMIKSDARLHKDDVDICFSKTLNSCKVPQIRYASVERLLERLTDLRFLSIDFLNTFLHTYRIFTTATVVMDKLADIYKKPFTSIPVRSLELFFATNQGPWSGEHLNNKSPRLSRKFSSPPPVSITSRAASPIQTRKLSLSSAMGCRSGALDLSTATSSAAGSPTSTYNPLVSSPPPTCTKAPLDLSRGPGSPELAPSAPEEGGELPRIDAFCGKLRRSIRRAVLESVSMDKFIPETPVSSETGDLSPCRSPSTPRHLRYRQPAGQSPDSSRCSVSPASAFAIATAAAGHGSPQGFGNSEKTYDKEFLIRRAASNRVLNVLRHWVSKHSQDFEMNAELTTAVISLLEEVLRDPDLLPQERKATANILSALSQDDQDDSQLKIEDIVQMTVVFIFQSECPRSECFESLSAMEFAEQITLLDHVVFRNIPYEEFLGQGWMKTDKNERTPYIMKTSQHFNDMSNLVASEIMGHADVSSRAGSIEKWLAVADICRCLNNYNGVLEITSALNRSAIYRLKKTWAKVCKQTKALMDRLQKIVSSEGRFKNLRETLKNCNPPCVPYLGMYLTDLAFIEEGTPNFTEEGLVNFSKMRMISHIIREIRQFQQTPYRIELQPKVTQYLLDKTLVMDEDTLYELSLKIEPRLPPLN is encoded by the exons CTTTATTTCCTGGTGATCTTCGGTCACGATGGACAGAAACCTCTGGAACTGCGGACGGAGGAAGATTCAGACTGTAGCGAGTGGGTGGAGGCCATTCAGCAGACCAG TTACTCTGATCTCATCATCGAGCGGGAAGTTCTCATGCAGAAGTACATCCATCTGGTGCAGATCATGGAGACCGAGAAGGTGGCGGCCAATCAGCTGAGGACACAACTGGAAGATCAAGATACAGAGATCGAGAGACTGAAGGcggag ATTGTTGCTGTAAATAAAGCCAAGGAGAGGATGTTACTCTATCAGTCCAACCAGGAGGAGGAAGATCCAGACATCAAGAAAATCAAGAAG GTGCAGAGCTTCATGCGCGGTTGGCTCTGCCGGAGGAAGTGGAAGACCATCGTGCAGGACTATATCTGCTCGCCTCACGCCGAGAGCATGAGGAAGAGAAACCAGATCGTCTTTAACATGGTTGAGGCCGAGACGGAGTACGTCCATCAGCTCTCCATCCTCGTCAACTGTTTCCTGCGGCCGCTCCGAATGGCCGCCAGCTCCAAAAAGCCCCCCATCAGCCACGATGATGTCAGCAGTATCTTCCTTAATAG CGAAACCATCATGTTCCTTCACGAGATTTTCCATCAGGGCTTGAAGGCGCGTATAGCCAACTGGCCAACGTTAGTTTTAG CTGATCTGTTTGACATCTTGCTGCCAATGCTGAACATTTATCAGGAGTTTGTGCGGAACCATCAGTACAGCCTGCAGGTTCTGGCCAACTGCAAACAGAACCGAGACTTTGACAAACTGCTGAAGCAGTACGAAGCGAACGCTGCCTGTGAGGGCAGAATGCTGGAAACCTTCCTCACGTACCCCATGTTTCAG ATCCCGCGATACATCATCACTCTTCACGAGCTCCTCGCGCACACGCCTCACGAACACGTGGAGCGCAAGAGTCTGGAATTCGCCAGATCCAAACTGGAGGAACTATCCAA GATGATGCACGATGAGGTGAGCGACACGGAAAACATCCGTAAGAATCTGGCGATCGAGCGGATGATCGTGGAAGGTTGTGACATTTTGCTCGACACCAGTCAGACGTTTGTACGCCAGG GGTCTCTGGTCCAGCTGCCGTCTGTCGAGAAGGGGAAACTCAGTAAGGTGCGTCTGGGTTCACTTTCTCTCAAGAAGGAGGGTGAACGGCAGTGTTTCCTGTTTACCAAACACTTGCTCATCTGCACCCGGACCTCCAGCGGAAAACTGCACCTGCTCAAA CAGGGAGGAACGCTGTCTCTGATCGAGTGTGCGCTGATCGAGGAGCTGGACGCCAATGATGAAGACT ATTATTCTACCGGTCAGGGATTCAACCATCTGGAGTTTAAGATCGTGATTGAACCTGCTGACGGCCCATCGTTTTCTGTGGTTTTGCTCGCTCCGTCTCGACAGGAGAAAGCCGCCTGGACCAGCGACATCAGCCAG TGCATTGACAACATTCACTGTAATGGCTTGATGACCAGCGTGTTCGAAGAAAACTCAAAAGTCACCGTTCCTCACATGATCAA GTCTGATGCCCGGCTGCACAAGGATGATGTTGACATCTGCTTCAGCAAGACTCTGAACTCCTGTAAGGTCCCACAGATCCGTTACGCCAGCGTTGAGAGGCTCCTGGAGCGTCTGACCGACCTGCGCTTTCTGTCCATCGACTTCCTCAACACCTTCCTGCACACGTATCGCATCTTCACCACCGCCACCGTGGTGATGGACAAACTGGCCGACATCTACAAGAAACCCTTCACGTCTATACCCGTCAG GTCCCTTGAACTTTTCTTCGCCACAAACCAGGGCCCCTGGAGCGGAGAGCACCTAAATAACAAATCCCCGCGGCTGTCCCGCAAGTTCTCCTCCCCCCCGCCCGTATCCATCACGTCCCGCGCCGCTTCCCCCATCCAAACCCGCAAACTGTCCCTCAGTTCTGCCATGGGCTGTAGGAGCGGAGCTTTGGACCTGTCGACGGCCACTTCGTCTGCGGCCGGCAGCCCGACGTCCACCTACAACCCCCTCGTCTCCTCCCCGCCACCCACCTGCACCAAAGCCCCTCTGGACCTCAGCCGGGGCCCCGGCTCACCCGAACTCGCACCCTCGGCTCCCGAAGAGGGCGGGGAGCTGCCGCGTATAGACGCCTTTTGTGGGAAACTGCGCAGGAGCATTCGGCGAG CTGTTCTGGAGTCAGTGTCAATGGACAAGTTCATTCCCGAGACGCCCGTGTCGAGTGAGACTGGAGATCTGTCGCCCTGCCGATCTCCATCCACCCCACGACACCTGCGCTACAGACAGCCTGCAG GTCAGTCTCCCGACAGCTCCCGCTGTTCCGTCTCTCCGGCCTCCGCGTTCGCCATCGCCACGGCCGCGGCTGGACACGGCAGCCCACAAG GATTCGGCAACTCGGAGAAAACATACGACAAAGAGTTCCTCATCCGCAGGGCCGCATCCAACCGAGTGCTCAATGTTCTGCGTCACTGGGTTTCCAAACACTCGCAG GACTTTGAGATGAACGCCGAGCTGACGACGGCCGTGATTTCTCTCCTGGAGGAGGTGCTGAGAGATCCTGATCTACTGCCTCAGGAACGGAAGGCAACGGCCAACATACTGAG TGCTTTATCTCAAGACGACCAGGACGACTCGCAGCTTAAGATCGAAGACATCGTGCAGATG ACTGTCGTGTTTATTTTCCAGTCTGAGTGTCCGAGGTCAGAATGCTTCGAGTCGCTCTCCGCTATGGAGTTCGCTGAACAGATCACACTGTTGGATCATGTAGTGTTCCGGAATATTCCATACGA AGAGTTTCTCGGTCAGGGCTGGATGAAGACGGACAAAAACGAAAGAACGCCGTACATCATGAAGACCAGTCAACACTTCAATGAT ATGAGTAATCTGGTGGCTTCTGAGATCATGGGTCATGCAGACGTCAGCTCCAGAGCCGGATCCATCGAGAAGTGGCTGGCCGTGGCAGACATCTGCCGCTGTCTCAACAACTACAACGGTGTCCTGGAGATCACATCTGCCCTCAACCGCAGCGCCATCTACAGGTTAAAGAAAACATGGGCCAAGGTCTGCAAACAG ACCAAAGCGCTCATGGACAGACTGCAGAAAATCGTTTCATCTGAAGGGAGATTTAAGAACCTGAGAGAAACTCTGAAGAA CTGTAACCCTCCGTGCGTGCCCTATCTGGGCATGTACTTGACGGATCTGGCGTTTATTGAGGAAGGAACGCCGAACTTCACTGAGGAGGGTCTAGTCAACTTCTCTAAAATGAGGATG ATTTCACACATAATAAGAGAAATCCGTCAGTTTCAGCAGACCCCCTACAGGATCGAGCTTCAACCTAAG GTAACGCAGTACCTTCTTGACAAGACTCTTGTAATGGATGAAGACACGCTGTATGAATTATCTCTGAAGATTGAGCCACGTCTCCCACCCCTCAACTAA